The Primulina tabacum isolate GXHZ01 chromosome 16, ASM2559414v2, whole genome shotgun sequence genome window below encodes:
- the LOC142528706 gene encoding ABC transporter G family member 22-like isoform X4, protein MAMEKTNSTVGLLRTKSDQLVETMAEVLASMKCSFSSSEAAAAEAASGQEGGANLSRKSSKSLLAASPGQSGGSTGKKTHVRKSRSAQMKIELEDLSSGAALSRASSASLGFSFSFTGFTVPPDEIDDLKPFSDGETSPEDLEAGRHRKKFHADPTSPIYLKFTDITYKLVIKRIASTVEKDILNGITGSVVPGEVLALMGPSGCGKTTLLSLLGGRVTEHLIGGSITYNDQPYSKSLKSRIGFVTQDDILFPNLTVRETLTYAARLRLPRTLTKDEKDKRAMDVIQELGLERCQDTIIGGSFITGVSGGERKRVCIGNEIIINPSLLFLDEPTSGLDSTTALRIVETLNDIAEAGKTVITTIHQPSSRLFLKFDKLILLGKGSLLYFGKASEALVYFTAIGYSPLIAMNPAEFMLDLANGNVTDISIPSEFQDKVQMGNFKAETKSGKIDPAVIQEYLVEAHEARVAVHEKKNIMEPISMDEEMKSKLSSSKREYGASWYEQYCILFWRGFKERKNDYFSWLRITQVLTTATILGLLWWQSGSDNPKELQDQAGLLFFIAVFWGFFPVFTAIFTFPQERAMLSKERAADMYRLSAYFVARTTSDLPLDLLLPVLFLLVVYFMAGLRMNVGSFFLTMMTVFLCIVAAQGLGLAIGATLWDLKRATTLASVTVMTFMLAGGFFVQNVPVFVSWLRYLSFNYHTYKLLLKVQYQHISHSINGVRIDSGYTEVGVLLAMVFGYRLLAYLSLRRMKIHPGA, encoded by the exons ATGGCGATGGAGAAAACAAATTCTACAGTCGGTCTTCTACGAACAAAATCCGATCAGCTGGTGGAGACAATGGCGGAGGTACTGGCTTCAATGAAGTGTTCATTTTCATCCAGTGAAGCAGCTGCGGCGGAGGCGGCGTCTGGCCAAGAGGGTGGTGCCAATCTGTCAAGAAAATCAAGCAAGAGTCTCCTGGCAGCTTCACCTGGGCAGAGCGGGGGAAGTACTGGGAAGAAAACACACGTTCGGAAGTCGAGAAGCGCACAGATGAAAATCGAACTGGAAGATTTGAGCAGCGGCGCCGCCTTGAGCCGAGCTTCCAGCGCCAGCTTAGGCTTCTCTTTCTCCTTCACTGGCTTTACAGTGCCGccagatgaaattgatgatttaAAGCCATTTAGCGATGGTGAAACGTCAC CTGAAGATCTTGAGGCAGGCAGGCACAGGAAGAAATTTCACGCAGATCCCACATCACCAATCTACCTGAAG TTCACGGATATAACATACAAGTTGGTTATCAAAAGAATAGCTTCAACGGTGGAGAAGGATATTTTGAATGGAATTACAGGCTCAGTTGTTCCAGGGGAAGTTTTAGCGTTGATGGGACCATCGGGATGCGGGAAGACGACATTACTGAGTCTACTCGGAGGGCGAGTTACAGAGCACTTAATTGGCGGTTCTATAACTTACAACGATCAACCATATTCGAAGTCACTAAAAAGCAG GATCGGGTTCGTGACACAAGACGACATTCTATTCCCAAACCTTACAGTAAGAGAAACTCTAACGTATGCAGCTCGACTACGACTTCCAAGGACATTAACAAAAGATGAAAAGGATAAAAGAGCCATGGATGTTATACAAGAGCTGGGTCTTGAAAG GTGTCAAGACACAATAATTGGTGGCTCCTTCATTACTGGCGTTTCAGGTGGAGAAAGGAAGCGTGTGTGCATCGGAAACGAGATAATAATCAACCCGTCCCTGTTGTTTCTCGATGAACCTACTTCTGGTCTGGATTCTACAACAGCTTTAAGGATAGTCGAGACCTTAAATGACATAGCAGAG GCTGGAAAAACAGTAATTACCACAATCCATCAGCCGTCAAGCCGACTTTTCCTTAAATTTGACAAGTTGATTTTACTTGGTAAAGGGAGCTTGCTTTATTTCGGAAAGGCATCAGAAGCTCTGGTTTACTTTACTGCCATAGGATATTCCCCCCTTATAGCAATGAACCCTGCAGAATTCATGCTTGACCTAGCAAATGGAAATGTAACAGATATTTCCATCCCATCAGAATTCCAAGACAAAGTGCAAATGGGAAACTTCAAAGCAGAAACCAAGAGTGGAAAGATTGACCCTGCAGTTATACAAGAG TATCTCGTGGAGGCCCATGAGGCACGAGTTGCTGTGcatgagaagaaaaatattatggAGCCAATATCTATGGATGAAGAAATGAAGTCTAAACTAAGTTCTTCCAAGAGAGAATATGGAGCAAGCTGGTATGAACAATATTGCATAttattttggagaggatttaaAGAACGGAAGAATGACTATTTCAGCTGGTTGAGGATTACTCAGGTTCTGACAACAGCAACTATTTTGGGATTGTTGTGGTGGCAATCTGGTAGTGATAATCCCAAAGAACTTCAAGATCAG GCTGGATTACTGTTCTTCATAGCTGTTTTCTGGGGGTTTTTCCCAGTTTTCACTGCCATATTTACGTTTCCTCAGGAAAGAGCCATGCTAAGCAAGGAGCGAGCAGCTGACATGTATAGGTTAAGCGCGTATTTTGTGGCTAGAACCACAAGTGATCTTCCGCTAGACCTGTTACTGCCAGTACTTTTTCTTCTCGTTGTATATTTTATGGCAGGCTTAAGAATGAATGTTGGCTCCTTTTTCCTCACGATGATGACAGTTTTTCTTTGCATTGTAGCAGCTCAG GGACTTGGGCTAGCCATTGGAGCTACACTATGGGATTTGAAAAGGGCAACAACCCTGGCCTCAGTCACTGTGATGACCTTCATGTTGGCTGGGGGATTCTTTGTGCAG aatgTCCCGGTGTTCGTATCATGGCTTCGTTATCTCTCGTTTAACTATCACACCTACAAGCTTCTACTCAAAGTCCAATATCAACACATCAGTCACTCGATTAATGGGGTCAGAATAGACAGTGGTTACACGGAAGTTGGAGTTCTGCTAGCCATGGTCTTTGGCTACCGACTCCTAGCATACTTATCTTTGAGAAGAATGAAAATCCATCCAGGAGCTTAG
- the LOC142528706 gene encoding ABC transporter G family member 22-like isoform X3: MAMEKTNSTVGLLRTKSDQLVETMAEVLASMKCSFSSSEAAAAEAASGQEGGANLSRKSSKSLLAASPGQSGGSTGKKTHVRKSRSAQMKIELEDLSSGAALSRASSASLGFSFSFTGFTVPPDEIDDLKPFSDGETSPAEDLEAGRHRKKFHADPTSPIYLKFTDITYKLVIKRIASTVEKDILNGITGSVVPGEVLALMGPSGCGKTTLLSLLGGRVTEHLIGGSITYNDQPYSKSLKSRIGFVTQDDILFPNLTVRETLTYAARLRLPRTLTKDEKDKRAMDVIQELGLERCQDTIIGGSFITGVSGGERKRVCIGNEIIINPSLLFLDEPTSGLDSTTALRIVETLNDIAEAGKTVITTIHQPSSRLFLKFDKLILLGKGSLLYFGKASEALVYFTAIGYSPLIAMNPAEFMLDLANGNVTDISIPSEFQDKVQMGNFKAETKSGKIDPAVIQEYLVEAHEARVAVHEKKNIMEPISMDEEMKSKLSSSKREYGASWYEQYCILFWRGFKERKNDYFSWLRITQVLTTATILGLLWWQSGSDNPKELQDQAGLLFFIAVFWGFFPVFTAIFTFPQERAMLSKERAADMYRLSAYFVARTTSDLPLDLLLPVLFLLVVYFMAGLRMNVGSFFLTMMTVFLCIVAAQGLGLAIGATLWDLKRATTLASVTVMTFMLAGGFFVQNVPVFVSWLRYLSFNYHTYKLLLKVQYQHISHSINGVRIDSGYTEVGVLLAMVFGYRLLAYLSLRRMKIHPGA; this comes from the exons ATGGCGATGGAGAAAACAAATTCTACAGTCGGTCTTCTACGAACAAAATCCGATCAGCTGGTGGAGACAATGGCGGAGGTACTGGCTTCAATGAAGTGTTCATTTTCATCCAGTGAAGCAGCTGCGGCGGAGGCGGCGTCTGGCCAAGAGGGTGGTGCCAATCTGTCAAGAAAATCAAGCAAGAGTCTCCTGGCAGCTTCACCTGGGCAGAGCGGGGGAAGTACTGGGAAGAAAACACACGTTCGGAAGTCGAGAAGCGCACAGATGAAAATCGAACTGGAAGATTTGAGCAGCGGCGCCGCCTTGAGCCGAGCTTCCAGCGCCAGCTTAGGCTTCTCTTTCTCCTTCACTGGCTTTACAGTGCCGccagatgaaattgatgatttaAAGCCATTTAGCGATGGTGAAACGTCAC CAGCTGAAGATCTTGAGGCAGGCAGGCACAGGAAGAAATTTCACGCAGATCCCACATCACCAATCTACCTGAAG TTCACGGATATAACATACAAGTTGGTTATCAAAAGAATAGCTTCAACGGTGGAGAAGGATATTTTGAATGGAATTACAGGCTCAGTTGTTCCAGGGGAAGTTTTAGCGTTGATGGGACCATCGGGATGCGGGAAGACGACATTACTGAGTCTACTCGGAGGGCGAGTTACAGAGCACTTAATTGGCGGTTCTATAACTTACAACGATCAACCATATTCGAAGTCACTAAAAAGCAG GATCGGGTTCGTGACACAAGACGACATTCTATTCCCAAACCTTACAGTAAGAGAAACTCTAACGTATGCAGCTCGACTACGACTTCCAAGGACATTAACAAAAGATGAAAAGGATAAAAGAGCCATGGATGTTATACAAGAGCTGGGTCTTGAAAG GTGTCAAGACACAATAATTGGTGGCTCCTTCATTACTGGCGTTTCAGGTGGAGAAAGGAAGCGTGTGTGCATCGGAAACGAGATAATAATCAACCCGTCCCTGTTGTTTCTCGATGAACCTACTTCTGGTCTGGATTCTACAACAGCTTTAAGGATAGTCGAGACCTTAAATGACATAGCAGAG GCTGGAAAAACAGTAATTACCACAATCCATCAGCCGTCAAGCCGACTTTTCCTTAAATTTGACAAGTTGATTTTACTTGGTAAAGGGAGCTTGCTTTATTTCGGAAAGGCATCAGAAGCTCTGGTTTACTTTACTGCCATAGGATATTCCCCCCTTATAGCAATGAACCCTGCAGAATTCATGCTTGACCTAGCAAATGGAAATGTAACAGATATTTCCATCCCATCAGAATTCCAAGACAAAGTGCAAATGGGAAACTTCAAAGCAGAAACCAAGAGTGGAAAGATTGACCCTGCAGTTATACAAGAG TATCTCGTGGAGGCCCATGAGGCACGAGTTGCTGTGcatgagaagaaaaatattatggAGCCAATATCTATGGATGAAGAAATGAAGTCTAAACTAAGTTCTTCCAAGAGAGAATATGGAGCAAGCTGGTATGAACAATATTGCATAttattttggagaggatttaaAGAACGGAAGAATGACTATTTCAGCTGGTTGAGGATTACTCAGGTTCTGACAACAGCAACTATTTTGGGATTGTTGTGGTGGCAATCTGGTAGTGATAATCCCAAAGAACTTCAAGATCAG GCTGGATTACTGTTCTTCATAGCTGTTTTCTGGGGGTTTTTCCCAGTTTTCACTGCCATATTTACGTTTCCTCAGGAAAGAGCCATGCTAAGCAAGGAGCGAGCAGCTGACATGTATAGGTTAAGCGCGTATTTTGTGGCTAGAACCACAAGTGATCTTCCGCTAGACCTGTTACTGCCAGTACTTTTTCTTCTCGTTGTATATTTTATGGCAGGCTTAAGAATGAATGTTGGCTCCTTTTTCCTCACGATGATGACAGTTTTTCTTTGCATTGTAGCAGCTCAG GGACTTGGGCTAGCCATTGGAGCTACACTATGGGATTTGAAAAGGGCAACAACCCTGGCCTCAGTCACTGTGATGACCTTCATGTTGGCTGGGGGATTCTTTGTGCAG aatgTCCCGGTGTTCGTATCATGGCTTCGTTATCTCTCGTTTAACTATCACACCTACAAGCTTCTACTCAAAGTCCAATATCAACACATCAGTCACTCGATTAATGGGGTCAGAATAGACAGTGGTTACACGGAAGTTGGAGTTCTGCTAGCCATGGTCTTTGGCTACCGACTCCTAGCATACTTATCTTTGAGAAGAATGAAAATCCATCCAGGAGCTTAG
- the LOC142528508 gene encoding secreted RxLR effector protein 161-like produces MNESNSVESPIVPGFKVGKDKDGISVDETYYKQLVGSLMYLTTTRPDIMFVTCLISRYMAKPKEIHLQAAKRVLRYLKRTMDYGIHYMKKGDGKLLAFTDSDYAGDMEDRKSTSGYVFLMNSGAVSWCSKKQPIVTLSTTEAEFVAAAVCACQGVWMKRILKELGCSDEGCITVMCDNSSTIKLSKNPVMHGRSKHIDVRFHFLRNLTKDGKIELIHCGSQDQVADIMTKPLKLEAFQ; encoded by the coding sequence ATGAATGAAAGTAATTCAGTAGAGAGTCCAATTGTTCCaggtttcaaagtaggcaaagATAAAGATGGAATCTCTGTTGATGAAACTTACTACAAACAACTAGTTGGGAGTTTAATGTATCTCACTACCACGAGACCTGACATAATGTTTGTCACTTGTCTCATAAGTAGATATATGGCAAAACCAAAAGAGATTCATCTACAAGCAGCTAAAAGAGTGCTCCGATATCTAAAAAGGACTATGGACTATGGAATTCATTATATGAAAAAAGGAGATGGTAAGTTGTTGGCATTCACTGACAGTGACTATGCTGGAGATATGGAGGATAGGAAGAGTACTTCGGGATATGTTTTCTTAATGAATTCAGGTGCTGTTTCGTGGTGTTCAAAGAAGCAGCCAATCGTGACCTTATCTACTACAGAAGCTGAATTTGTAGCGGCTGCCGTCTGTGCTTGTCAAGGAGTTTGgatgaaaagaattttaaaGGAGCTGGGATGCTCTGATGAAGGTTGCATTACTGTGATGTGCGACAACAGTTCTACTATCAAGCTGTCAAAAAATCCAGTTATGCATGGTCGAAGTAAACATATAGATGTGAGATTTCATTTCTTGAGGAATCTTACCAAAGATGGTAAGATTGAATTGATTCATTGTGGCAGTCAAGATCAAGTAGCAGACATAATGACTAAACCATTGAAGCTTGAAGCCTTTCAGTAG
- the LOC142528706 gene encoding ABC transporter G family member 22-like isoform X1 produces MAMEKTNSTVGLLRTKSDQLVETMAEVLASMKCSFSSSEAAAAEAASGQEGGANLSRKSSKSLLAASPGQSGGSTGKKTHVRKSRSAQMKIELEDLSSGAALSRASSASLGFSFSFTGFTVPPDEIDDLKPFSDGETSPAEDLEAGRHRKKFHADPTSPIYLKFTDITYKLVIKRIASTVEKDILNGITGSVVPGEVLALMGPSGCGKTTLLSLLGGRVTEHLIGGSITYNDQPYSKSLKSRIGFVTQDDILFPNLTVRETLTYAARLRLPRTLTKDEKDKRAMDVIQELGLERCQDTIIGGSFITGVSGGERKRVCIGNEIIINPSLLFLDEPTSGLDSTTALRIVETLNDIAEAGKTVITTIHQPSSRLFLKFDKLILLGKGSLLYFGKASEALVYFTAIGYSPLIAMNPAEFMLDLANGNVTDISIPSEFQDKVQMGNFKAETKSGKIDPAVIQEKEIFLIQYLVEAHEARVAVHEKKNIMEPISMDEEMKSKLSSSKREYGASWYEQYCILFWRGFKERKNDYFSWLRITQVLTTATILGLLWWQSGSDNPKELQDQAGLLFFIAVFWGFFPVFTAIFTFPQERAMLSKERAADMYRLSAYFVARTTSDLPLDLLLPVLFLLVVYFMAGLRMNVGSFFLTMMTVFLCIVAAQGLGLAIGATLWDLKRATTLASVTVMTFMLAGGFFVQNVPVFVSWLRYLSFNYHTYKLLLKVQYQHISHSINGVRIDSGYTEVGVLLAMVFGYRLLAYLSLRRMKIHPGA; encoded by the exons ATGGCGATGGAGAAAACAAATTCTACAGTCGGTCTTCTACGAACAAAATCCGATCAGCTGGTGGAGACAATGGCGGAGGTACTGGCTTCAATGAAGTGTTCATTTTCATCCAGTGAAGCAGCTGCGGCGGAGGCGGCGTCTGGCCAAGAGGGTGGTGCCAATCTGTCAAGAAAATCAAGCAAGAGTCTCCTGGCAGCTTCACCTGGGCAGAGCGGGGGAAGTACTGGGAAGAAAACACACGTTCGGAAGTCGAGAAGCGCACAGATGAAAATCGAACTGGAAGATTTGAGCAGCGGCGCCGCCTTGAGCCGAGCTTCCAGCGCCAGCTTAGGCTTCTCTTTCTCCTTCACTGGCTTTACAGTGCCGccagatgaaattgatgatttaAAGCCATTTAGCGATGGTGAAACGTCAC CAGCTGAAGATCTTGAGGCAGGCAGGCACAGGAAGAAATTTCACGCAGATCCCACATCACCAATCTACCTGAAG TTCACGGATATAACATACAAGTTGGTTATCAAAAGAATAGCTTCAACGGTGGAGAAGGATATTTTGAATGGAATTACAGGCTCAGTTGTTCCAGGGGAAGTTTTAGCGTTGATGGGACCATCGGGATGCGGGAAGACGACATTACTGAGTCTACTCGGAGGGCGAGTTACAGAGCACTTAATTGGCGGTTCTATAACTTACAACGATCAACCATATTCGAAGTCACTAAAAAGCAG GATCGGGTTCGTGACACAAGACGACATTCTATTCCCAAACCTTACAGTAAGAGAAACTCTAACGTATGCAGCTCGACTACGACTTCCAAGGACATTAACAAAAGATGAAAAGGATAAAAGAGCCATGGATGTTATACAAGAGCTGGGTCTTGAAAG GTGTCAAGACACAATAATTGGTGGCTCCTTCATTACTGGCGTTTCAGGTGGAGAAAGGAAGCGTGTGTGCATCGGAAACGAGATAATAATCAACCCGTCCCTGTTGTTTCTCGATGAACCTACTTCTGGTCTGGATTCTACAACAGCTTTAAGGATAGTCGAGACCTTAAATGACATAGCAGAG GCTGGAAAAACAGTAATTACCACAATCCATCAGCCGTCAAGCCGACTTTTCCTTAAATTTGACAAGTTGATTTTACTTGGTAAAGGGAGCTTGCTTTATTTCGGAAAGGCATCAGAAGCTCTGGTTTACTTTACTGCCATAGGATATTCCCCCCTTATAGCAATGAACCCTGCAGAATTCATGCTTGACCTAGCAAATGGAAATGTAACAGATATTTCCATCCCATCAGAATTCCAAGACAAAGTGCAAATGGGAAACTTCAAAGCAGAAACCAAGAGTGGAAAGATTGACCCTGCAGTTATACAAGAG AAAGAAATTTTTCTCATCCAGTATCTCGTGGAGGCCCATGAGGCACGAGTTGCTGTGcatgagaagaaaaatattatggAGCCAATATCTATGGATGAAGAAATGAAGTCTAAACTAAGTTCTTCCAAGAGAGAATATGGAGCAAGCTGGTATGAACAATATTGCATAttattttggagaggatttaaAGAACGGAAGAATGACTATTTCAGCTGGTTGAGGATTACTCAGGTTCTGACAACAGCAACTATTTTGGGATTGTTGTGGTGGCAATCTGGTAGTGATAATCCCAAAGAACTTCAAGATCAG GCTGGATTACTGTTCTTCATAGCTGTTTTCTGGGGGTTTTTCCCAGTTTTCACTGCCATATTTACGTTTCCTCAGGAAAGAGCCATGCTAAGCAAGGAGCGAGCAGCTGACATGTATAGGTTAAGCGCGTATTTTGTGGCTAGAACCACAAGTGATCTTCCGCTAGACCTGTTACTGCCAGTACTTTTTCTTCTCGTTGTATATTTTATGGCAGGCTTAAGAATGAATGTTGGCTCCTTTTTCCTCACGATGATGACAGTTTTTCTTTGCATTGTAGCAGCTCAG GGACTTGGGCTAGCCATTGGAGCTACACTATGGGATTTGAAAAGGGCAACAACCCTGGCCTCAGTCACTGTGATGACCTTCATGTTGGCTGGGGGATTCTTTGTGCAG aatgTCCCGGTGTTCGTATCATGGCTTCGTTATCTCTCGTTTAACTATCACACCTACAAGCTTCTACTCAAAGTCCAATATCAACACATCAGTCACTCGATTAATGGGGTCAGAATAGACAGTGGTTACACGGAAGTTGGAGTTCTGCTAGCCATGGTCTTTGGCTACCGACTCCTAGCATACTTATCTTTGAGAAGAATGAAAATCCATCCAGGAGCTTAG
- the LOC142528706 gene encoding ABC transporter G family member 22-like isoform X2, giving the protein MAMEKTNSTVGLLRTKSDQLVETMAEVLASMKCSFSSSEAAAAEAASGQEGGANLSRKSSKSLLAASPGQSGGSTGKKTHVRKSRSAQMKIELEDLSSGAALSRASSASLGFSFSFTGFTVPPDEIDDLKPFSDGETSPEDLEAGRHRKKFHADPTSPIYLKFTDITYKLVIKRIASTVEKDILNGITGSVVPGEVLALMGPSGCGKTTLLSLLGGRVTEHLIGGSITYNDQPYSKSLKSRIGFVTQDDILFPNLTVRETLTYAARLRLPRTLTKDEKDKRAMDVIQELGLERCQDTIIGGSFITGVSGGERKRVCIGNEIIINPSLLFLDEPTSGLDSTTALRIVETLNDIAEAGKTVITTIHQPSSRLFLKFDKLILLGKGSLLYFGKASEALVYFTAIGYSPLIAMNPAEFMLDLANGNVTDISIPSEFQDKVQMGNFKAETKSGKIDPAVIQEKEIFLIQYLVEAHEARVAVHEKKNIMEPISMDEEMKSKLSSSKREYGASWYEQYCILFWRGFKERKNDYFSWLRITQVLTTATILGLLWWQSGSDNPKELQDQAGLLFFIAVFWGFFPVFTAIFTFPQERAMLSKERAADMYRLSAYFVARTTSDLPLDLLLPVLFLLVVYFMAGLRMNVGSFFLTMMTVFLCIVAAQGLGLAIGATLWDLKRATTLASVTVMTFMLAGGFFVQNVPVFVSWLRYLSFNYHTYKLLLKVQYQHISHSINGVRIDSGYTEVGVLLAMVFGYRLLAYLSLRRMKIHPGA; this is encoded by the exons ATGGCGATGGAGAAAACAAATTCTACAGTCGGTCTTCTACGAACAAAATCCGATCAGCTGGTGGAGACAATGGCGGAGGTACTGGCTTCAATGAAGTGTTCATTTTCATCCAGTGAAGCAGCTGCGGCGGAGGCGGCGTCTGGCCAAGAGGGTGGTGCCAATCTGTCAAGAAAATCAAGCAAGAGTCTCCTGGCAGCTTCACCTGGGCAGAGCGGGGGAAGTACTGGGAAGAAAACACACGTTCGGAAGTCGAGAAGCGCACAGATGAAAATCGAACTGGAAGATTTGAGCAGCGGCGCCGCCTTGAGCCGAGCTTCCAGCGCCAGCTTAGGCTTCTCTTTCTCCTTCACTGGCTTTACAGTGCCGccagatgaaattgatgatttaAAGCCATTTAGCGATGGTGAAACGTCAC CTGAAGATCTTGAGGCAGGCAGGCACAGGAAGAAATTTCACGCAGATCCCACATCACCAATCTACCTGAAG TTCACGGATATAACATACAAGTTGGTTATCAAAAGAATAGCTTCAACGGTGGAGAAGGATATTTTGAATGGAATTACAGGCTCAGTTGTTCCAGGGGAAGTTTTAGCGTTGATGGGACCATCGGGATGCGGGAAGACGACATTACTGAGTCTACTCGGAGGGCGAGTTACAGAGCACTTAATTGGCGGTTCTATAACTTACAACGATCAACCATATTCGAAGTCACTAAAAAGCAG GATCGGGTTCGTGACACAAGACGACATTCTATTCCCAAACCTTACAGTAAGAGAAACTCTAACGTATGCAGCTCGACTACGACTTCCAAGGACATTAACAAAAGATGAAAAGGATAAAAGAGCCATGGATGTTATACAAGAGCTGGGTCTTGAAAG GTGTCAAGACACAATAATTGGTGGCTCCTTCATTACTGGCGTTTCAGGTGGAGAAAGGAAGCGTGTGTGCATCGGAAACGAGATAATAATCAACCCGTCCCTGTTGTTTCTCGATGAACCTACTTCTGGTCTGGATTCTACAACAGCTTTAAGGATAGTCGAGACCTTAAATGACATAGCAGAG GCTGGAAAAACAGTAATTACCACAATCCATCAGCCGTCAAGCCGACTTTTCCTTAAATTTGACAAGTTGATTTTACTTGGTAAAGGGAGCTTGCTTTATTTCGGAAAGGCATCAGAAGCTCTGGTTTACTTTACTGCCATAGGATATTCCCCCCTTATAGCAATGAACCCTGCAGAATTCATGCTTGACCTAGCAAATGGAAATGTAACAGATATTTCCATCCCATCAGAATTCCAAGACAAAGTGCAAATGGGAAACTTCAAAGCAGAAACCAAGAGTGGAAAGATTGACCCTGCAGTTATACAAGAG AAAGAAATTTTTCTCATCCAGTATCTCGTGGAGGCCCATGAGGCACGAGTTGCTGTGcatgagaagaaaaatattatggAGCCAATATCTATGGATGAAGAAATGAAGTCTAAACTAAGTTCTTCCAAGAGAGAATATGGAGCAAGCTGGTATGAACAATATTGCATAttattttggagaggatttaaAGAACGGAAGAATGACTATTTCAGCTGGTTGAGGATTACTCAGGTTCTGACAACAGCAACTATTTTGGGATTGTTGTGGTGGCAATCTGGTAGTGATAATCCCAAAGAACTTCAAGATCAG GCTGGATTACTGTTCTTCATAGCTGTTTTCTGGGGGTTTTTCCCAGTTTTCACTGCCATATTTACGTTTCCTCAGGAAAGAGCCATGCTAAGCAAGGAGCGAGCAGCTGACATGTATAGGTTAAGCGCGTATTTTGTGGCTAGAACCACAAGTGATCTTCCGCTAGACCTGTTACTGCCAGTACTTTTTCTTCTCGTTGTATATTTTATGGCAGGCTTAAGAATGAATGTTGGCTCCTTTTTCCTCACGATGATGACAGTTTTTCTTTGCATTGTAGCAGCTCAG GGACTTGGGCTAGCCATTGGAGCTACACTATGGGATTTGAAAAGGGCAACAACCCTGGCCTCAGTCACTGTGATGACCTTCATGTTGGCTGGGGGATTCTTTGTGCAG aatgTCCCGGTGTTCGTATCATGGCTTCGTTATCTCTCGTTTAACTATCACACCTACAAGCTTCTACTCAAAGTCCAATATCAACACATCAGTCACTCGATTAATGGGGTCAGAATAGACAGTGGTTACACGGAAGTTGGAGTTCTGCTAGCCATGGTCTTTGGCTACCGACTCCTAGCATACTTATCTTTGAGAAGAATGAAAATCCATCCAGGAGCTTAG